A region from the Lolium perenne isolate Kyuss_39 chromosome 4, Kyuss_2.0, whole genome shotgun sequence genome encodes:
- the LOC127296959 gene encoding uncharacterized protein, whose protein sequence is MIPKKASQVVYATGSPKHNVQKAFSGGKRNKKRASPNCSKKTSPKFKKKASPKAGKPRASWNIGMEKSLVDILLEHNNTFHRGQNGWSSETWNVMVKLFLSRHPYLRMEKSQIQDKEKDLKRDYRMLKEARMQSGVGWDESQFKLQAEPHLWENLEISFGTRIKRFKTKAFPLYDSLGQLYEGSIAEGNFNFTSTSTTSREDLTQVISDDDEPEGDTEADIPERESEDEHEVMDPAPSAQSMTQVEHQVKGKRVAAARNKLPKIPKRSPKKRNSDGIVQVMERMVQVREKEVNQEQPLQKFSITRCMDALKTLDGMTGSIKIPALDVFRIADNREIFLNLVDDKDDKDGTAMTWLLGQIAKLP, encoded by the exons ATGATTCCTAAGAAAGCATCTCAGGTGGTGTATGCCACAGGCTCTCCTAAGCATAATGTGCAGAAGGCCTTCTCAGGTGGGAAAAGAAATAAGAAAAGGGCATCTCCAAATTGCTCAAAGAAGACTTCACCTAAATTTAAGAAAAAAGCTTCTCCAAAAG CTGGGAAACCTAGAGCCTCATGGAACATAGGAATGGAGAAGTCTCTAGTGGATATTCTTCTTGAGCATAACAATACATTCCATAGAGGACAAAATGGGTGGAGTAGTGAAACGTGGAATGTAATGGTGAAGCTTTTCCTATCTCGACACCCATATCTCAGAATGGAGAAGTCTCAAATACAAGATAAGGAGAAAGATTTAAAGAGAGACTACAGGATGCTAAAAGAAGCAAGAATGCAAAGTGGGGTTGGGTGGGATGAAAGCCAATTCAAGCTACAGGCTGAGCCCCATCTTTGGGAAAATCTGGAAATT TCATTTGGTACAAGAATCAAGAGATTCAAAACAAAAGCTTTTCCTCTCTATGATTCACTTGGACAACTTTATGAAG GGAGCATAGCTGAAGGCAATTTTAACTTCACTTCAACCTCAACTACATCAAGGGAGGATCTGACACAAGTAATAAGTGATGACGATGAACCTGAAGGAGATACCGAGGCTGATATACCTGAGAGAGAAAGTGAAGATGAACACGAAGTTATGGATCCAGCTCCAAGTGCTCAGAGTATGACTCAGGTGGAACACCAAGTGAAAGGAAAAAGGGTTGCTGCTGCAAGGAACAAGCTTCCAAAGATACCAAAGAGGAGTCCTAAGAAGAGGAATTCCGATGGAATTGTGCAAGTGATGGAGAGGATGGTGCAAGTGCGTGAAAAGGAAGTCAATCAAGAACAACCTCTACAGAAGTTCTCTATTACCAGATGCATGGATGCACTCAAGACATTGGATGGTATGACAGGTTCTATTAAAATCCCTGCATTGGATGTCTTCAGGATTGCCGACAATCGTGAAATATTTCTCAACCTTGTTGATGATAAAGATGATAAAGATGGCACCGCCATGACGTGGCTCCTTGGGCAGATAGCCAAGTTACCATGA